One genomic region from Streptomyces venezuelae encodes:
- a CDS encoding discoidin domain-containing protein, with amino-acid sequence MPQTPRPHRHRPLRSLAVLAALATALTPVTGLGAPAAAADAPVTQAAPVAPAAIPDLTSANRRAPIPGLPDWSRAGYRGGAPLPGAAEAHPDAACHITASELAAQYGVRADDTDATSGLQRAVDAIRTTCTPSAGFTKLSSITLPAGRILVTRQLALDADYMVLRGAGTDRTTLAFRPDADTRYDTLTADGSDWDEDGMTHGAGKGGWTWPGRGLLRVQTREVSPKYASDHASAPAGRKDLFEGSVNQHWASGVPLREGSPIGSTQVRLAANTDMNRFKAGAPLWVGAANTAKFYQQQTINDPSTYVNLHMRQQTFRIAAVDTAGRNLTLDKPLEYDLPLNSTSDGSAAIGGTVYPSRVTPLKVVQGVGIEDLGITQELDGMPKLGGGTYDVTPADAKADFGNIAPEYAQHGIVLKWAADVWIRRVATRMTGSHAVVTENAKNVQVQESSFDGSWNKGKGGNGYFRGSRVWDSLYAYNTSRNLRHFTFQWSASGNVAVGNDFDSDLNLHGGWERRNLFENNKAAVPFENSSKNCRANCGEEGGGGTDDSTWWPIWWGAGAKAVKWSGATGPQNVFYGNDLSKQTTAGGTYRPYYPDRQRLYQLGSSAADPSAYQHLTANGSAIPDWAGRENLDYSKAPHAGVHASRTDTSGSLFLKPTGTAPGPGGPEVPPAPVSAGKPATASSVESAGFEAWRAVDGDAGTRWASAEGVDPQWIRIDLGARHTVSRVKLDWEAAYGKTYRIQISDDGTNWTDIHSTGTGDGAVDELTVSGTGRYVRMYGTARGTAYGYSLHEFEVYGTLAPDGGTPGGGPVVDVSTAAQLRTALAGAQPGQTIRLAAGEYRGAFVARTPGTASAPITLTGPANAVLVNDGPSGTAPSCPAPVAGWDSGYGLWLFGAPYWKLTGFTVRDSKKGVVLDDSHHVTLDGVSVHHVEDEAVHFRRSSSDGVIRNSTISHTGLVQPGYGEGVYIGSAGSNWSCHGNTGGVDRSDRIQVLDNRIGPNVTAEHIDIKEGTADGVIRGNTFDGTGISGQNSADSWVDAKGTGYLIENNTGRFAPPGTFANGYETHNPSTNPSFLNGCGNVWRGNISDLGGAGAYAIKITSTSKCTAAPNVVHSGNTVTNAVSGLTNVPVTP; translated from the coding sequence AGGCGCACCCGGACGCGGCCTGCCACATCACGGCCTCCGAACTCGCCGCGCAGTACGGCGTGCGGGCCGACGACACCGACGCGACGAGCGGGCTCCAGCGGGCCGTCGACGCGATCCGTACGACGTGCACCCCCTCCGCCGGCTTCACGAAACTGTCGTCCATCACCCTGCCCGCGGGGCGGATCCTCGTGACCCGCCAGCTCGCCCTGGACGCCGACTACATGGTGTTACGCGGCGCCGGCACGGACCGGACGACGCTCGCCTTCCGCCCCGACGCCGACACCCGTTACGACACCCTCACCGCCGACGGCAGCGACTGGGACGAGGACGGCATGACCCACGGTGCCGGGAAGGGCGGCTGGACCTGGCCGGGCCGCGGGCTGCTGCGCGTCCAGACCCGCGAGGTCTCCCCGAAGTACGCGAGCGACCACGCCTCCGCGCCCGCCGGCCGGAAGGACCTCTTCGAAGGAAGCGTGAACCAGCACTGGGCGAGCGGTGTGCCCCTGCGGGAGGGCTCGCCCATCGGTTCCACCCAGGTCAGGCTCGCCGCCAACACCGACATGAACCGCTTCAAAGCCGGCGCCCCGCTCTGGGTCGGCGCCGCCAACACCGCGAAGTTCTACCAGCAGCAGACGATCAACGACCCGTCCACGTACGTGAACCTGCATATGCGGCAGCAGACCTTCCGGATCGCTGCCGTGGACACCGCGGGCAGGAACCTCACCCTCGACAAGCCCCTCGAGTACGACCTGCCGCTCAACTCGACCTCCGACGGTTCTGCCGCGATCGGCGGCACCGTCTACCCGAGCCGCGTGACGCCGCTCAAGGTCGTCCAGGGCGTCGGCATCGAGGACCTCGGCATCACCCAGGAACTCGACGGCATGCCGAAGCTCGGCGGGGGCACGTACGACGTCACCCCGGCCGACGCCAAGGCCGACTTCGGGAACATCGCCCCGGAGTACGCGCAGCACGGCATCGTCCTCAAGTGGGCCGCCGACGTCTGGATCCGGCGGGTCGCCACGCGGATGACCGGCTCCCACGCCGTCGTGACCGAGAACGCCAAGAACGTCCAGGTGCAGGAGTCGTCCTTCGACGGTTCCTGGAACAAGGGCAAGGGCGGCAACGGCTACTTCCGCGGCTCGCGCGTCTGGGACTCGTTGTACGCCTACAACACGAGCCGGAACCTCCGCCACTTCACCTTCCAGTGGTCGGCCTCCGGCAACGTCGCCGTCGGCAACGACTTCGACAGCGACCTGAACCTGCACGGCGGTTGGGAGCGCCGCAACCTCTTCGAGAACAACAAGGCCGCGGTCCCCTTCGAGAACTCCTCGAAGAACTGCCGCGCCAACTGCGGCGAGGAGGGCGGCGGCGGTACCGACGACTCGACCTGGTGGCCGATCTGGTGGGGTGCGGGCGCCAAGGCGGTGAAGTGGTCGGGCGCGACCGGCCCGCAGAACGTCTTCTACGGCAACGACCTGAGCAAGCAGACCACGGCCGGCGGCACGTACCGGCCGTACTACCCCGACCGTCAGCGCCTCTACCAGCTGGGGAGTTCGGCCGCCGACCCGTCCGCGTACCAGCACCTGACCGCGAACGGCTCGGCCATACCCGACTGGGCGGGCAGGGAGAACCTCGACTACAGCAAGGCCCCGCACGCCGGTGTGCACGCGTCCCGGACGGACACGTCGGGCTCGCTCTTCCTGAAGCCGACCGGTACGGCTCCGGGCCCCGGCGGTCCGGAGGTGCCCCCGGCACCGGTCTCGGCGGGCAAGCCGGCGACGGCTTCGTCCGTCGAGTCGGCCGGGTTCGAGGCCTGGCGCGCGGTGGACGGCGACGCGGGCACGCGGTGGGCCAGTGCGGAGGGCGTGGACCCGCAGTGGATCCGTATCGACCTCGGTGCGCGGCACACCGTCTCCCGCGTGAAGCTCGACTGGGAGGCCGCGTACGGGAAGACCTACCGCATCCAGATCTCCGACGACGGGACGAACTGGACCGACATCCACTCCACGGGCACCGGCGACGGCGCCGTCGACGAGCTGACGGTCTCGGGGACGGGCCGCTACGTCCGGATGTACGGAACCGCGCGCGGCACGGCGTACGGCTACTCCCTCCACGAGTTCGAGGTGTACGGCACGCTCGCACCGGACGGCGGCACCCCGGGCGGCGGCCCGGTGGTGGACGTCTCCACCGCAGCGCAGCTCCGGACCGCGCTGGCCGGCGCACAGCCCGGGCAGACGATCAGGCTGGCCGCCGGCGAGTACAGGGGCGCCTTCGTCGCCCGGACGCCGGGCACCGCGTCGGCCCCGATCACCCTCACCGGGCCCGCGAACGCGGTGCTCGTCAACGACGGGCCCTCCGGCACGGCGCCCTCGTGCCCGGCCCCGGTCGCCGGCTGGGACTCCGGGTACGGACTCTGGCTGTTCGGCGCCCCGTACTGGAAGCTGACCGGGTTCACGGTGCGGGACTCCAAGAAGGGCGTCGTCCTCGACGACTCGCACCACGTCACGCTCGACGGTGTCTCCGTCCACCACGTCGAGGACGAGGCGGTGCACTTCCGGCGCTCGTCCTCCGACGGCGTGATCCGGAACTCCACGATCAGCCACACCGGTCTGGTCCAGCCGGGCTACGGCGAGGGCGTCTACATCGGCTCCGCCGGGTCCAACTGGTCCTGCCACGGCAACACCGGCGGCGTCGACCGCTCGGACCGGATCCAGGTCCTGGACAACAGGATCGGCCCGAACGTCACGGCCGAGCACATCGACATCAAGGAAGGGACGGCGGACGGCGTCATCCGCGGGAACACCTTCGACGGCACGGGGATCAGCGGCCAGAACTCCGCCGACTCCTGGGTCGACGCCAAGGGCACCGGCTATCTGATCGAGAACAACACCGGCAGGTTCGCCCCGCCCGGCACGTTCGCCAACGGGTACGAGACCCACAACCCGTCGACGAACCCGTCCTTCCTGAACGGCTGCGGCAACGTCTGGCGGGGCAACATCTCGGACCTCGGCGGCGCCGGCGCGTACGCCATCAAGATCACCTCGACGTCGAAGTGCACCGCCGCCCCGAATGTCGTCCACTCCGGCAACACCGTCACGAACGCCGTCTCGGGCCTGACGAACGTGCCCGTCACGCCCTGA
- a CDS encoding YqjF family protein yields the protein MTLAPLAPEAVTPDPPHAPPSPLLTQSWLDLAFLHWPVDPAVVAPLLPAGTVPDTLNGVTYVGLVAFRMHRVGWFRLPGVPYLGSFPETNVRLYSVDARGRRGVVFRSLDASRLVPVAFGRALFRLPYVWSRMAVRHDGATVTYSSSRRLPGPRGAHSRIVVRVGERVEAPTELEHFLTARWGMHTAFFGRPLYLPNSHPRWPLHRAELMACEENLVAAAGLPRPVGAPVSVLYSPGVPVEFGLPPRRPGGVPTP from the coding sequence GTGACGCTCGCGCCGCTCGCCCCCGAAGCCGTGACCCCTGACCCGCCCCATGCCCCGCCGAGTCCCCTCCTGACCCAGTCGTGGCTCGACCTGGCCTTCCTCCACTGGCCCGTCGACCCCGCCGTGGTCGCCCCGCTGCTGCCGGCCGGGACCGTCCCGGACACCTTGAACGGTGTGACGTACGTCGGGCTCGTCGCCTTCCGGATGCACCGGGTCGGATGGTTCCGCCTGCCCGGCGTCCCCTATCTGGGCAGCTTTCCCGAGACCAACGTCCGCCTCTACTCGGTGGACGCGCGGGGCCGGCGCGGTGTGGTGTTCCGTTCGCTCGACGCCTCGCGGCTCGTGCCCGTCGCCTTCGGGCGGGCCCTCTTCCGGCTGCCGTACGTCTGGTCGCGGATGGCCGTCCGCCATGACGGCGCCACCGTCACGTACTCCAGCAGCCGGCGCCTGCCCGGGCCGCGCGGCGCGCACAGCCGGATCGTGGTGCGCGTCGGGGAGCGCGTCGAGGCCCCCACCGAGCTCGAACACTTCCTGACGGCTCGCTGGGGCATGCACACCGCCTTCTTCGGGCGGCCGCTCTACCTTCCGAACTCGCACCCGCGCTGGCCGCTGCACCGCGCGGAGCTGATGGCGTGCGAGGAGAACCTGGTGGCAGCGGCGGGCCTGCCCCGTCCGGTCGGCGCGCCCGTGAGCGTCCTGTACTCGCCCGGCGTCCCGGTGGAGTTCGGCCTCCCGCCCCGCCGCCCCGGCGGCGTCCCCACGCCCTGA
- a CDS encoding TerD family protein, whose protein sequence is MIKGENGFVPSVALRVAVRGGGVDAMALLLMDGGTVGGDGDVVFHGAPMHPSGAIRLTDAGGGTAWLDVALPTVEDRITRVLVVGSTENGATMRDVAGLSVEAFAPDGTSVARYDVTDGGPETAMVLAELYRRAGGWKFRAVGQGYANGLEGLATDHGVDVARPVAPQAPQAMPAPMAAPPAPYAPPAPYAPPAPAFALPPQPPVPPAAPAASAASVAPVAPVAPVAPVAPAPVSYGPAWSYGPVFAPYTQTGRDNDVITVSGLPPGPVVVQLDVQGDGYTGLTVLDWKNKEKDWLVNSTEDDYRGRVLATIPRKGNLRLRVEAEGPWRMEVSPLAAARVLTEQEQEFRGPDVLLHTGGVADLAIQYGGDDNLIVNIYELSRHDDHTALPMDDNLVNEIGARRETVPLPTGPLVVQFEAADGPWRARLKRV, encoded by the coding sequence ATGATCAAGGGGGAGAACGGCTTCGTACCGTCCGTCGCGCTCAGGGTCGCCGTACGGGGCGGCGGGGTGGACGCCATGGCTCTGCTGCTCATGGACGGTGGCACGGTCGGAGGTGACGGAGACGTCGTCTTCCACGGAGCACCGATGCATCCGTCCGGTGCGATCCGGCTGACGGACGCTGGCGGCGGCACGGCCTGGCTGGACGTCGCCCTCCCCACGGTCGAGGACCGGATCACCCGCGTCCTGGTGGTCGGTTCGACGGAGAACGGTGCGACGATGCGGGACGTCGCCGGTCTTTCGGTGGAGGCCTTCGCCCCCGACGGCACGTCGGTCGCTCGGTACGACGTGACGGACGGCGGCCCGGAGACGGCGATGGTGCTGGCGGAGCTGTACCGGCGGGCGGGTGGCTGGAAGTTCCGGGCGGTGGGCCAGGGTTACGCGAACGGCCTCGAGGGCCTCGCCACGGACCACGGGGTGGACGTGGCGCGACCGGTCGCGCCACAGGCACCCCAGGCGATGCCGGCGCCGATGGCCGCGCCGCCTGCCCCGTACGCCCCGCCTGCCCCGTACGCCCCGCCGGCCCCGGCCTTCGCGTTGCCTCCGCAGCCGCCGGTGCCGCCAGCCGCTCCCGCCGCATCCGCCGCATCCGTCGCACCCGTCGCACCCGTCGCTCCCGTCGCTCCCGTCGCGCCGGCCCCGGTGTCGTACGGACCCGCCTGGTCGTACGGACCGGTCTTCGCGCCGTACACCCAGACCGGCCGGGACAACGACGTGATCACCGTGAGCGGGCTCCCGCCGGGTCCGGTCGTCGTCCAGCTCGACGTGCAGGGCGACGGGTACACGGGCCTGACGGTCCTCGACTGGAAGAACAAGGAGAAGGACTGGCTCGTCAACAGCACCGAGGACGACTACCGGGGCCGGGTGCTCGCCACGATTCCCCGGAAGGGGAACCTCCGCCTCAGGGTGGAGGCGGAAGGGCCGTGGCGGATGGAGGTGTCACCCCTGGCAGCGGCTCGTGTGCTGACGGAACAGGAACAGGAGTTCCGGGGCCCCGACGTGCTGCTGCACACAGGGGGAGTGGCCGACCTCGCCATCCAGTACGGAGGCGACGACAACCTGATCGTCAACATCTACGAACTCTCCCGGCACGACGACCACACCGCCCTGCCCATGGACGACAACCTCGTCAACGAGATCGGGGCGCGGCGCGAGACCGTTCCGCTGCCGACGGGGCCGCTCGTGGTGCAGTTCGAGGCGGCCGACGGTCCGTGGCGGGCCCGGTTGAAGCGGGTGTAG